DNA sequence from the Malus domestica chromosome 06, GDT2T_hap1 genome:
tctcttcctccGCCTTATTCGCCATGAAAAGAAGACGACGAGAAAGAAAACCCACCCGCCCCCCTCTTCCCTGatcctttccttttctctttcccGATCTCTCCCACACCTCCCTCTTCACCTCTCTATGTCCATGTAAGTGTCGAAGATGTCGTCATCGGAGCTGCCCAACTCTTTGAAGCCACAGGACGGGCCGTCGAACGGGTCTTGGAGTAGATCCAGGTCGTCAGGGATCTGGAAATGGCCTCGGATTGCATTCGACGGTGGTAGGAGCCCTGGAACGGGGTGCTCGGAGTCGTGTCTGGAAATGGCGGGCGCCATGCGTGGGTGGTGAGAGTCCTGAGAGCTGGAGCTCGGATCCGGTTTCGGGTTGGGCGGATCTTGCATTTTGTCGAGTCCGGCGCTTagagctctctttctctcttttctacTCTTTTTTCTTGCGACCGTACTAGATGTGTTGACAGTGAGTGTTCTTCACTCAAGATCTAGATAGTCAGGGTTAGGGTGTGGCTCGGAGGCTTTGCTGCCAGAGGTCGAAGCTCTCGATTTGAAGGACATGGAGAACCAGAAAGGTTAGGGAATCGTAGTGAGAGATTGATTTGCTGGGTTTCTGCTGGGTTTTGTAGGGTGTGGGTTCAGAGAGATTGGCAGAGAGATTGGCGGCGGTGGTGGGGTTTGCTGGATGTTTCTCGTCGTCTTCTTTTCACGGCGAATAAGGCGGAGGAAGAAAGTGAgtgtagtgagagagagagagagagagagagagagagagagagaaaaagaaatcgAGAGGTCCTGGGATTTGGGTGAGGTGCTGGGATTTGCAGAAGAGAGAATGGTGTGGGGGTGAGGGACAAGTTGGGCTTTTTAttcattatttttgtgtttttgtatttttttaattttttaatattaaaatgagTCCATATTGACACGTGACGTTCAATTATTATCCATGTGAGCGCCACATCATCAATTAACATAAATTCTAACAAAAAACTTAACGGAGGTATGAAACTGTCctaaaattaagacttgaggtatgactctgggatgaaaaaaacttcatgtaccaaatgttgaaaaccacgaaacttcagagtagtaaacagagattaacccaaaattttattatGCTCCAGTCTATGTAATGCACGGCAAATGAAGTTTTGAATGTCAATTAAAAATACACCAAATCGAGTATTCAGCAACTATGGAAGTTAAATTTGAGGATTTTCTAGTATGCTTAGTTTATAatattttgagattttttaccgttagatttttgTTCAAATATACACTGACAAAGATCTAACGGTCAAAAACCTTAAAATATAGAACACCccgaaacataataaaattttcatacaAAATGGACATGGTCGCTTTTTCTTCATACATTATGAAATATACAAACTACAAAATATAGGGCATTGTCAATTAAACCTAACAAAAGGTGAAGCATTGCACATAAATCATTTCAATTACAAGGTTTACATTATACTATGGTCGTTTTCCCGGCTTTGTCGAAACCCTTTGCCTGCGGTTGGTTTCTCACCGAGAAGTTGGGACGGCCAAGAGTCCACCGAGGTTGGATACCTAGCATGCGGTTTGCTCACATGTGAGGTGGTGTTAGATGTGAGGTGGGCGACAGCCGGCTGTGGATAAGCTTGGAGATCAGGGCCGACAGGCATGACAAAGACAGCGGGTGGTTGCTGCAAGCCGGGTTCTTGAGTGGGAAATCCGATGCAATTTCCGGTAAAATGGGAGGCAACTTCTGGTCTCAATTCTGTGCAAGGTGGTGCATTTAGATCCGGTTTAGACTGTGCCACCCTCTCTTGTATCTCACTTTGCAATTTCTCGATCTGAGTTTCTAAGGCAGAATTATCGTCTCTCAGCTCATTCTTCTCAAGGGTCATCTGTTCAATTATTGAAGAACTCGTGAGAACATGATTGATTAAGACAATGCACTACTACTATACGAGTTTTTCTCCATTCTAACAAAACACTGATGTACGAGGAATGATCCAAAGAGACCAATAGGGAATTAGCTAAGATAACTACAAGTACACATATAATGTGTATATGTTCTATAAACATGAAAAGTAGCAAAATAAAAAGACGTCGAATGCCTTACATAATTTGATTCAGACAACAGGGATGCATTTTCCTTCTGTAAGCATTTAATCTGACCAAACAAGTCCTTCAACAGTCGAGTAGCTTCACTTAGTATAGAGGCCTTTCCACTGTTCTGCTGATTCAGTTCTGCACAAGAGCTATCTCAAATTAAGAACGACCCACCATCATATCAAAAATGATTACACCAAATAATGAAGCTACAAATCAATGTAAGATGAACTGCAGTCAAAAACCAAATTATAGTGAAGTTCTAGTAGATAAAACGAACTTACCAAGAGCATCAGCCAGCTCAAAAAAATGCTCGTTAAAACGCTCAcgcttctttctctccctctcagcCTTGTGGATTCTTTTCGGAATTTTCCCCTGTTTCTTTATTCCAGTACAAGCCCTGCACATCAAATAGCTTCCTAAGCATCTAACCAAGAAATCTGTGTGCTTTTTTTATCCAAATAAACAGCCATGCTATGCCACTTGGATGTGCTTTACCCACATCTCTAAAGAACTTCACACAAATTGATTTTGGCATAGGATAGTAATAACAACGATTAGTGCAGTCATCTATCCGAAATACATCAGCTTTATCCATAGGAGTCAAATACTTGTTGACAATAGAGCCTAAGTGAACACTTCTGTCAAGATTTCAAATTCTCTAATCAAGTTCAGAATTCCACCTTGTTTGAATCTTCTGGTCAGTTAGATATGCTACATGTCAACACTACCTTTAACCTCGATAATGCAAGTCTACCAACCATATGCATTCTTCCCTTCACATAAATACCAAAGCTTTCTACAATTCTAGTCCAAAATGTATTCATCACTAGTTTGCACTGTAAAAGCTAATTCAGGATCAGTAACTAGTGAGTAACACATCCAACATTCCAGAAGGTCGAGTAGATTTGAACAAGTACAAGCGTTATATCAGTGATTCAGTGCCACAACATACACAGAAGTGTGTATCGTTAAACACTCCTTTGGAAACCCCATtaataaattttcatttttcaaatcGTTTTCCTGATGCTACACTAATTTGCATCAAGTTTCTAAAGCAATGCAAGTTCTACCATTCCTACGTAGACATGAACTTTCAACCTTTAATTTATACTCCAAGCATTATATCCAATCAAGATAATACAAAAAGTGCTAACAAAAGTAACAACACTTATGCGATCATGCCAAACTTAAGATCTCAAGAACTTACCCACGCACTGATGCCTCCGTTGCAACGTTACCCTTGCCAGCTGCCGGCACAGGATCCGGGGAACCCATGATCGTCTTGATGAACTGGATAAGGCTTTATATCCTACAAAACATCCAAACAATGCGTAAAGTTTTGCACTTCGTTATATAAAACATGCTGAATTAACATAATCGGAGCAGGCAATCGACATTCAAAGTGAAACCCTAGTTTTGTCTTCCCCAACTACTACTTCTACCCCATTCCccactaaaaaatcaataaattgaaAATATATTTACAATTTTCTAGTTGAAAATCACAAATCAAGCTTAGCAGATTCTAAAAACtactaaaattcaaaattagccattaaaatcaaacccaaaaccaacaaaaaCTACAAAAGATCTTTGCTTTTCAGAAATTAAGTACTGCCAGAGACgctatatgaaaaaaaaaaaaatcaacaatattTGCAGTAGAAGAACAAAAACACGAACAAAAAGCTGCATAATTTGATCAGAAAATGTAAAATTCCAGATACCAAACCCTAAGCTACCTGCAGATGGAAATGCAGGGAACAAAAAATTGGGTCTTGGATCAAGAAAAATTGGGGAACTTTGAAGACAAATAGCGCAGGAATCTGAGGAAAATTGGAGATTTATACATATCCAGAGATAAAATGTAAGGGATTGAAAGAGTTAACTGCTACGCTTGGCGTTTAGGGGAGGAGGAAGACGGAGAGCGTGGCGGGAGAAAACCAGGCAGCGGAGAGCGTGTGCCGAGTGCTCGCCTTCTTGCTGTGTAATGGGCCCAGACACGTGACCCTGCCACGTGACCTTCCTTCTTGTGAGTTTTGGCTTGCGTCCCTTTGTATTCTACTTCTTTCTCCTCGTGCCATTccgttttttattaattattagagGAATGCTCAgtaaagatcaaattttttcGATTATATTTGTAAACAATGTGATGTGTCGTTAATAGAAAATAAGTATGGTAATTGatacttaataataataatttaattatcaacaacaacgtcatataatttacaaaatatgatttaaattgctGATCTTGCTATCATTACCCGAGTGAACTATGAACCCTAGATGATGAACCAAtgatacaaaaattgtttaaaacCCTCTCTACGTTACTCTTGTATTATTAACGTGAGACGTCATGAGGATGTTGTGTTGGTAACATGTATATAAGTTTTTCTCTTAATTGGAACGTCAGGTTGTGATATCTCTAGTCAACGATGCACTTTTATGCAATAAAGTCACAACATATAGCAGTGTTTAACAAGTCACCGTAACACCCAATCTTCTCATACGTAGAAAGTTTATCCTCTACTAAATTTGATTATGTTAGTGTCAATCATCCACACGtatatatgtaatttttttttatcaatgatcATATGTCATGCTACAGTCATCCGTCCACACACGTACTTTGATCAATTGTGACTAATTGCCTACTTGACAATTGACTTTGGGAAAAATCCTGTATTCAAATGAAATGTGAGtggtctattttttttttcttttttctagaaGCAATTTACAACAAGAACTTGTTTGGCAAGAGAGGCTTGTGGCATCCACAAGAAGGCATACGTATTTTCCAAGCGTGACTGAAAGTGACTgcaatttttatgttttgtagCAAAGCTTAGGCGTGTGCCATCCATGAGAACATCCATGTCACCCCAAGTTGATacatatcaaatatatattttcatcatttttcacGATTGATTTTTATAACCATCCGGTATTCAAGCCGGTACTTCACGTGTAATAATTCTCTCGCTAGCCCAAGTAAAAGCTACATGTGACGATGTGCATTTGCGTGTTCGAGATTTCTTGAGCAAGAGACGGTGAAGCATTGTATATGAGTGATTTGTTTCTTTCCACATGAGATTACTTGGAGCTTGAATTTGTAAACTCAGTCGTAGAGTGTGGGTTTTATCAGCCCACCATCTCCAACTCTCGggctaaaatttaaaaattttaactcaaaaaatttaggttttagcccataAACAGCTTTTTTACTCCAagcctaaattttttaacctgagattattaaagaataaatttaggctaatttttttcttttaaagtactttaaaaaaaattatgtacactatcataatttaattttatgaacattttaacataaaaatatttaaattccgataaatattgaaaaatcactaaattttgatgaattttgagttaaataatttttttaattattttagcagttggatttaaatttgggctgttagatcttttttttaccgttagatttgattatgtTCGATCTCAGCCATTGAATTCAATAAgcggtgtgctatccacacacctcattttacttctcacacaccatttgataatttatgtccgttgatcttcttcaattcatccgatccgatgaccgaaaattaaaacgatgtgtaagaagtaaaatgaggtgtgtggatatcacacccctatccTAAGAGACATGTCCATGTGGGTGGGGTCCCGTTGGTGGTGCCCACACCATTTTTTGGGCCAAATCCTAAGAGGACTTTAGCTTTTGTTCAACTTTTAGCTTTTAGCTCACACATTTAGCATGAGTTGGATTGGATTGGGTTTGAGAGgaaataaaacccaaaaaatagcATTTAGCCCAGAGTTGGGTTTGGTCTAACAACTGCAGAGTGGTTATGGCCTGAAAAACACATCCCTGACCTAACTCGCCGGTTGGTTTCCGGCCAAATGCTCCATTCTACCATCTGTTGGAGTGCTTATGCCGTAATGCGCCTGTTTCTGTTTGCTAATGATCTGCTTTCAGCGCCCAAGCATGTACCATTTTAGTATGTTCCCTGCCTCACATCATATATGCCGTTACGCGTTCCTTTATCGTAAGAAAACCTGGCATTTAGAATTCGACCTattaacccgacccgacccgacccgacccgttaatattagtatttgagTGGATGCTTAACGGATTGGATTGCTAACAGGTGAACCCATTAAATAAtaggtcactttgggtcaacccgttagcaCCCATTAGATCTGTTAGTTGAtgatgttttagtaatttcagtaaagtcttaacaacaaaaaataaactctatgcaaaaaaaaaaataataataataattgttaacgggtgttaacgggtcgGATTCGGATGACatgttaacttaacgggtcggattGAACCCCGACCCAAacccgataaacccgacccataCTTTCAAATTCGAGAAACGTTCATCAAATCCACACCATCAATTATTTTCTTTAGATTTTCAGTTCAGAACAAAGTGCGAATTCACACGCCAACATGGAGAACCTGCTTCGATGGAAAACTAGTAAAACAAACACGGTTTAAGGGCATATCAATAACTAGTGTTCTTGACCTGAAGGAAATGTACAACATATGCATGTGATGTGAGATATTGTAAGGGTATATCCTTGTGAAGATATGTTTTGGGTTTATACTTGTGAAATTGGCGAATCGTGATGTCAACTTCTCGAGCAGCCAAGTTGAAACTTGCGAAACTTCATTCTTCCGTTCAATGCTAGAGCCAAAACGTCAAATTCTTCGACATACCAGAGCTCAGATACCACAGCCTGAATTCAATTGATTTTAGAGGACCTTGCAACACTAAAATGTATAATGGATACACGCAGACTATGAATCGCGTATGTAGAGTGATAATATATGGCATAACAACTCACCTCAAATCCTTGGAGTTCTTTGTTTAGACGATTAACAAGCTCTTGGAAGAAGTGGACTTGTTCTGAAGTATTAGATAGCAcctgaaaatgacaaaaacgaCAAGAGTACGTAAATAACAGACATAACGGCAATCAATGTTAGAATGATATGAGATGAGACATGTTTCTTCAACTCTAGTCGGTGAAATGTTTTGGATCTTATAAAGAACTGTCAAATttcacaaactatgaaaattgaaaagtgATTAGAAAACAAGCCTAGTTTCTGGGAAAAGTAGAAGCGAGATTAGGAATCAAACTTTCAAAAGATCAACTAATAAATTGGAACCAGAATATTAAAAACACGCACATATGATGCTAAGTAAAGAGATAGGCAACTAAGAGTCATTCGATGTACTACCGTGGATGATGCTTTGGGGTGACCAAGAAGCCTTGCAAATGAAGTATGAAGAATAGCAGCATCATACTGCAGGAGACAATGGCTGCATATTAGTAAGTGCTACAAGCATAAGATACGGGAGGATTTTTACTGTCAGTCTACCAATAATATTTCATAACGTCCTAATGAGGCCAGGTTATGACGATGAGATCTGTGATGCCACAATGAGTTCCACATCAGGATTTTTACCATGTAGTTCTTATAGTTTAACAAATTAAGGCAGCCGATAAGATGACTCAGAAAGGAAGAAGTTCCATAACAGGAGATGGTCACCTCAAGCAAGCATTACAATCGTTCACTTTCAAACATATCTAAACCGTTAAAACCTCGGTTCCTAAGCTTGAGTTCTCCTATGATCTCAAGTCATTAAGAGTACTCTATTGGTAAACTTGACAACTCTTAGTCTGCATAGTATTGGGGTACTGTACTAGTTTAAAATGAACTAAGATCGATATATGGTTCTTACAAGTTGCTTTTCTGGTGCACGTGGAAGCGCGGTCCTCAATTTTTCTCGAATGGTTATAGGATCTGATCCAGAGTTTACCTACAATAAAACACAATGGTAAATACAAAAGAGTGATTCCAGAAAATAGTTTCTTGGTTATATCGTTCCCTTGATGgttatgaaattgaaacttttcTATTACTCTATATTTACAAGGATTATATATTCCTATTTAGCATACATTATGAGACGGGGGAGAAAGAAAAAGGTGAGTATATAGGTTAAGGAAAATAACCTGCCAGCACCCAAGAAGCACACCCGTTGAAGTTAAGACCACCCTGTccaagacaattttcaaaggGCAGAGACCCTCTgcaatattcctaacggcagctGCTTCAGCTTCAATCtgaggaaagaaaaaagaaatacagGGTTCAAAATTCATACTAAACCGATGTATAAGTGAAAGCAAATGATGTTAAGAAACACAAAAATGGCACTAAAACTACAGTTTACCTCATCTGAAGTAGCAGGAACAGGCGAAATATGATGCGAGGCATGAAACATACTAGAATGATATAAGCTCGAGTTCTGAAACCAGATCGCTGGCCAAGATAGAGACATAAGCATACCAGCAAATAGTAAATAGTGAGAGTTGAAAAGTAGACAAACTACTCTGTTACTCTTAGGCTATGATCATGTACTCTGTCAAAAGTAGCTTACCTTCATCAAAGTAAGGATCGAGTATAGGTTTGAGCACATTCCTGCAACAAGCCAACCACGAATGCACGACATTAACGAAAGAGCAATAAGCTGAAGCTATAAAAATTGTACCTAATCCTGTAATCTTGCAACAAAACACCTCCCCCCAAACAAAATTTCTGAACTTTAATGTGGACGACTTCACTTCTACGCTCAATTCCGATTCACGCATATAATCAACGATCAACACAATACAAGCATTGCTAATATCAGCTCAAAAATGGTTTCTTTCCCTATCAGCATCGATAATTCGAACCCGAAAACACAATGAAAGAACAAAACTATGAGAAACAAAGCCAAATACTTACAAAATCGGAATCGAGTACTGTGTGCTCAGATACAACACATTAGCACGAACAGGAGGATTTGCTGCCTACATAAAACACACACATGAGTAAACCCAATTAGCCAAATCTCCAAGTTTAAAACTTTAATCaactaattaatcaattaattaatattaccTTAAGCACAGGTGCTACAGATCCATCCCTGATAGTAAAAATATCAGAAAGTGACAGAGACTGGGAGGTCTGGCCGCCGTTTTTGAGAAAAACCGGTCCGTGCTCAGCCAAATCCCGACCCATCTGATCGTACAGTGCGGACCTCCGCTCCTTGTTCGAAATTACAGAATCTGAAGCGGGAAATTGTGATTTAACAAATATTCTcgggaaccaaacagaaaatagtGAGAGAGTGAGGGGAAAAGGAATTGAATTTACCAGAGGCAGAGGTGGAATTGCGTGAGGAGTCGGAGTTCCGGAGAGCCATTTGGAAGAGAGAGTAGAAGAGCAAGGCGTAGAGGAACCAGATGAAAACTACGGTCTTGGAGCGATGCATACTACCACGTCGTCGACGCCACCATCCAACCCATCACCGCCATATAGCCGTCGCCATATCTCAACAGTGACTCCGAGACTGGAAACTTCCTAAACTAGGGAGACGCGAgttaatggtttttttttttttttttttttttttttttttttttcaacacaaAATAGTATACAAGACGAGTTGGTGTcggttaaaattaaaaaagaataattTAAATGAAACGGGATGATATAGTGTCGCTTTTAtcaaattaataatataattttttaacatgTCGGGAACATGACTTGATACATCAACTGTAATAATATAATAgattgaatttattttttttaaatttgcaaCCAATTATACGTGTTCTCAGTACActgaaaaatcattttttaattcttataCATGAAACTATTTTGACAACTACCATTGTCGCCAATTTGTTGTGCCTGTGCGCAATGCTTTCTATAGTCACCAATTTGTTGTAATTATGCCCAGTGATTGCTGGAGGAGATATTTGTTCGTGAGGGATATCGCTCTTTTTCTTACATCACAAGAGAGCACATAACGTGGAAAATAATGAAAGTGTCTCGTTGTACGCTAGATTCCCCTCAATGTTAGACCCCTAAATAAATTATTCATATTTCAAAAGTGGTTAGTCTTTTATCTACTCCGCACTCCCTCTTTTTATTACGATATTTGGATTGAAAAcgtaaaaagaaaaactaaccaaaaattttcaaaaactttactttttaatgaaaaatgacaaataaaggtgtaagtgaatagtatcaggaaggaaaggtaaaaatgtcatttttcgttaaaagtgaacagtactaaaagtgtttcattaaaattccaaaaataaaaaacaattatcAACGAACATATATGAGAGTGAGGGAAAAGAGGAGCGAAAatgatttctcaaaaaaaaaagggaactttaacgaaaaacttctggtactgttcactttaacgaaaaatcacatttttaccctaaaaaatcatagtactatttacttaaccctttattttgtctttatcgtgaaaactcaaagtttttaaacttttttaactagttttcctaaaaaaagtGGTCTAATTCAAATTGTGTACTAGGTTGCACTACCTAGTAGTTAGATGAATGAACCGATGATACTTAAGGAAGAATATTTGAGTTTGAGAGGTCAATGAAGTTAGTTGTCTATGTCTTCTTTAACCTTTTTTCATAGTAATATTAATTTGCGAATGTACCGTGACCTATCAAATAATGATCACGTAGCGAGAAAAATAGTAAAACAATTACACCCAAGATGTTGCTCTCCTGGAGTGGAGAGTTCTAGGTTACATTAGCACCAACAAGCATGACGTTTAAGGGTGGATGTGGATGTGGTGGTGGGTCATTTGATCCAATTTTCTTGCTTGCCAACAAGCAACCCTTAACCTAAAAGCCGGCAGCAAGCTAGGCAGGCACATGTGACACGCCACTCCATCCATTTCCATCACacaaaaaataagataaaaaataagcTAACCAAAGCTACGTGGAAGCTGGGGTTATAAGATTTTCTGGGCCCTAACCAATCACATGAAACGGGATTAGAAGAGATTTTATGGGCCAAATTAGTAGAGTATTAACAAGGCTTTGATTTAATTCCCGAATGGAGGCAGGTTTGTTGGTTCACTCCGGAAGATTGCATGGCTAAATAAGTTTAGATGGTCTAATCATGCTCCTACTGGCATACGATCTATCGA
Encoded proteins:
- the LOC103409753 gene encoding transcription factor bHLH47, which codes for MGSPDPVPAAGKGNVATEASVRGACTGIKKQGKIPKRIHKAERERKKRERFNEHFFELADALELNQQNSGKASILSEATRLLKDLFGQIKCLQKENASLLSESNYMTLEKNELRDDNSALETQIEKLQSEIQERVAQSKPDLNAPPCTELRPEVASHFTGNCIGFPTQEPGLQQPPAVFVMPVGPDLQAYPQPAVAHLTSNTTSHVSKPHARYPTSVDSWPSQLLGEKPTAGKGFRQSRENDHSIM
- the LOC103409827 gene encoding uncharacterized protein produces the protein MHRSKTVVFIWFLYALLFYSLFQMALRNSDSSRNSTSASDSVISNKERRSALYDQMGRDLAEHGPVFLKNGGQTSQSLSLSDIFTIRDGSVAPVLKAANPPVRANVLYLSTQYSIPILNVLKPILDPYFDEAIWFQNSSLYHSSMFHASHHISPVPATSDEIEAEAAAVRNIAEGLCPLKIVLDRVVLTSTGVLLGCWQVNSGSDPITIREKLRTALPRAPEKQLYDAAILHTSFARLLGHPKASSTVLSNTSEQVHFFQELVNRLNKELQGFEAVVSELWYVEEFDVLALALNGRMKFRKFQLGCSRS